A part of Scleropages formosus chromosome 3, fSclFor1.1, whole genome shotgun sequence genomic DNA contains:
- the LOC108925993 gene encoding cyclin-dependent kinase 4 inhibitor D-like, with translation MILKDGDPGTRLTAAAATGNVRHVRRMLEVEGVHPDAVNKFGRTALQVMMMGSRSVAALLLEHGANANVQDQQGITPAHDAARTGFVDTLSVLHEFGASLNIPDHGGALPIHLAVREGHVDAVAFLAPRSDLSRGDRHGNTAVDLARASGSLEIVELLQHHVEPSRARQP, from the exons ATGATTCTGAAAGACGGGGACCCGGGCACGAGGCTGACCGCGGCCGCGGCCACCGGGAACGTGCGGCACGTGAGGAGGATGCTGGAGGTCGAAGGCGTGCACCCGGACGCCGTGAACAAATTCGGGAGAACCGCGCTGCAG GTCATGATGATGGGCAGCCGCAGTGTGGCCGCGCTGCTGCTGGAGCACGGTGCCAATGCCAACGTCCAGGACCAGCAGGGCATCACACCCGCGCACGACGCTGCTCGGACCGGATTTGTGGACACCTTGAGCGTCCTGCACGAGTTCGGGGCTTCGCTCAACATCCCCGACCACGGCGGCGCACTCCCCATTCACCTCGCCGTGCGAGAGGGTCACGTGGACGCGGTCGCCTTCCTGGCGCCGCGCTCCGACCTGAGCCGCGGAGACAGACACGGGAACACGGCCGTGGACCTTGCCAGGGCCTCGGGATCGCTGGAGATcgtggagctgctgcagcaTCACGTGGAGCCGAGCCGGGCTCGGCAGCCCTAA